The genomic segment CCAATGGAGGCCGGGACGGCGCCTGAGAAGAGGTTGTTGAAGAGGTAGACGCCGCGGAGCTCGGGGAGGAATCCGAGCGCGGCGGGGATGGGCCCGGCGATGGCATTGTCGTGGATGCTGAGCCTGCGGAGGCCGGTGAGCTGGCCGATGCCGCGCTGGGAGAGGCTTCCCCCGAGGCCCCGCCAGGGGAGCGTGATGGCGACGACGGTGCCACGGACGCACTTGATGCCCGCCCAGGCGCCGGAGCAGGCGGTGAGGCCGGAGTCGTTCCAGGAGCGGAGGAAGCCGTAGGGGTCGGAGAGGTCGTGCTTGATGGCCTGCAGGCCCTGGTAGTCGGCCTGGCTGATGACGACGCCGTCGCCCGcggggtggcggtggtggtgctgagcggcggcggccggcggcggcgcgaggaggaggagcgtcgCTGCTGCACAGAAGCAGTGTACAAGGAAGAGGAGGCGGCCCAATGGAGGGCGCCGGAGCAGCAACATGTTGGATtgaagcagagcagagcagagcaaaaGGCAGAGGAGTCGGAGCGAGcgttggaggagaggagggaacaGCAGCAGTTGCGATTGCTGCAAGTTTCTGGAGGGAGCGAGGGAGATTAGAGGACGAGAGTGCAACGGTCGGCTAGTACTGGAAAGCGGCAGGCATGGCAGgggtggagtggagtggagtggagcgatgctgccgctgccgcctgcGTACACGAGACGAGGCAAAGCACTTCAATTACTGTAGTACGTTCCCAACGGCTAGTTGGGAAGATACCTGGCCGCGTCTGACGAAGCATGAAACCAAAGGTATTGAGGCCCCCAACAAAGGCCGTTGCTattctttgtttttcttcttcttcccacaGTTCTATTTCCATACATATCGCAAAGTTTTATTTGCAATTTCCACGGTTTGAAAGAAAAACGACACAATTCTCGGTTTCCAACGTTCTCCTCATAAAATCATAATATCATGGTAATATTTTTCAGCACAACTGTACACAGGACTGGTCGGCCCAATGCAAAACTAAAAACGAGACTCATTGTATtgaaatatcaaaaaattaattaatatataaattataaagataatattcggtgtattaaaaaatattttcgatAAACACTTAAACTATATCCACATGGTCGAACAGCCCGCACCGGCTAGTGAGGACACAGTCTGCCACGTGATACCCAAAGGAGGCGAGGGCACACCGAGGAAGTCGAGTAGATGCTCTAGCATGGCGCCTGTGCCCACCAACGCTAGTACCATGTACACGGGCACCGATGATAACGCGATGTTGTCAACATAGGTGGAGGTGGCAGCAATGTTAGTTGCCGAAGGCGCGAGGTGCTTAGTAAGGCGGAGCACAGGGCCGTCTGCCTGTCCATAGAGATGGCGTAGGAGGTGGATCAAGACTGCACTAGAGAAAGCAATCTCATAAATAATTCTACTTCTCTGCGCATGAGAGGATTGCTAATTTTAGCAACCAGTAACATATTGCGAAGGAACCAAACTAGCAAAGTTGCTTCTTTTAGACCGGTCAAAGACCAAAACCCATACACGATCATGTAACTGCATCTATCAGTCGATTGTAATTTAGACTATTATGTTTTGTTGGGTCACAAATAATATGCATGTATTCATGTATAGGAGACCCCTGGGTTTAGGGGGCCAGGGTGGCCGGCCCGCTTGCCCCCCTCCAGGCCGACCCTAACTGTACACATGATATTTTATTCAATCTAAATTTTTGAAGTGGTATTGATAGTCGGTTTTCCAATAGTTTAGTTACATGTGTATCTGTGACAGGACATATTACTACACTACATGATTTGGGGGAGGGGTGTTACACCTTGGAGACCTGTACAAGCCCATAGCGCTATAAAACTAGCTACAGGCTTAccgaataaaaaaaaatcgatagtACCTTTCTTGAAAATGGGTATAAACAGAAGCCACAAACATAGAGATAGGTATATAAACAACATCACACTTACAATAATAAACATCCTAGTAATAGAGACATGCATCCAACATACAAACACACCATGACATCACAGCACAACTAGACAAGGACGGTGGTGGACATGCAAAAAATACGCTACTACCCGTCCCGATGCTCATCAGCTCAAGGCAAAATCTGGGGCGAGAGATAAAACAAAGAGATGAAAATCTCGACAAGTAAACTAATATAACAAACTATTTAAACTATAGGTTGATTAAGCATCAATTTAAATATATACCGGCTCCATTACTAATAAGAACATCATATAAAGCTCAAGTTAAATATAGCATCGCCAACTCAGGTACCATGCTCAAGCATTTCATAATTCAATACCGGCAAGAGTATTTTATAGACTTCTTACTGCAATTACCCAAAACTACTCTTACGGTGAAAACATGGGTTTCAACATCATCACAATTATAAGGCATAAGacttaattatatttaatatcATCCTACCACATCATAGATCGTAAGGAATCCTAAACCACATTAGAAACTATAAGACAACGAACACCGGCGCTCCACAAGGTTAGACAATGTATATTCTCATATCATCATTAAGTAGTAAGATTACTCAAATTAATAACATACGATGTCTCATCCACAATTCCAATGCATAAGTATCATTGCGCTGCAAAGATACTTATGAAGGATGTGCAATGCAATTCCACATATAAGCAACCACGAAATTTGCAGTAAGTGACACTGCTCGAGTAGCCTATAAGAGTTACCTCAACTTGAATAGTACTTCAATTGTAATTCGCTATTGCACCGCAAAGCTCCACTTAATCCACAATCTCAATGCAAAAATACCGCTGCATTGCAAAGATGCATACGAATGCACATgtcatgctcttcctcaccttTACCCTTTCTCGAGTAATATAAGAGTGTGTGTTCTACCCCTTTTTGAATAACATACGGCGTTGTACTAGTACGGTCGTGAATACTTTACGGCATAACTTTCAATGTATGagatgcacatgacatgctttGTGCATAATTAAACAGCACAACTTCCAACATACTTACCTgcttcatgaattttcaaatgAAGAATATGAAAGAACAACACATTCCACTTCCTTAACCTCATGATTGAGGAATCATATAAACTTCGGTCAAGGCAAACCAGTAACATGCGTAAATCCAATTCATTGGAATATATTTATGTGATGCAATGAAAAAGGTGAAGATAATCTAATAGTAAGATAAATCATAGTACAACCGCTAGATTCACTTGCATAATAGTGGCTAAGCAAGTGCACAAGACATACTTCATTTTTTAACTGTATTCTGCCTTATATATTCTAAACTTCATCTCTTTCATGGGAATAAAATAAAAGCAACAATCATCATCTATGCAAGACATTATAAAGGCATTGATCTCAAATgtaaataatatgcatatggtATGCTGCATATGACAATCATAAATGATAGCACAATTTGTACTTCAACAATTTCATATGTAAGAAACAAGTCAAACTCCGTCTCCTATACAAGGCGCAGTAATGACAAATACTTCATAACTTCAAGAAGATCATTAAAAATAGTAATCATGCTAGAGCAGAAAAACTCATCATATTTTGTTTATTAAGATCATCATGTTTGCTTCATTTTAAAGAGTGGatgtagtaaaaataataagttATAGCTGTAGCAACCCGCTAGTTTACTTGCCTTTTAATGAAGACAATAAAGAAAGCTCGCCTAAGCACGATCAGAGGCACTACCACCTATACAAACAGACTATCAGCACTAAAACACAGCAACATTGCACAAAACAAAAAACACGTTTCCAACGCCCAAATTGTAATACCTCAAGTACGACCGAGTCGTACTCGACTCAGTCGGCCGTCACTGTTTAATTAGGCCTCGAGCCCACAATCCAACCTGAGACGCCTCTGCCCTAGACAAACCAAGCTGATCCCTGCACCCACACTGCCACCTCCTGCTGCATCTCACTGGAGTTGGTTGGAGTTCGCCGGAGTGTAGAGCTGCTCCTACTACTCAgttccttgctgctgctgccataTGCTACTGTTGGGTGATAAGGGAGCAGGGAAGGGAGGCAGGAAGAAGAGGCAGGAGACCCTTCTGCGATTGGTTGATCTGATCTGTATTGCTTGTACcgcttgctgctgctgatggCCATCGGATTTCCCAGGCATGAATAGTACCTGTACAGGAACAGTAGAGAGGagtgaagagaagaagaaaggaaggaaaagaaagaggaggaagaagggaaaATTTTGTGGATTTCATGAATTCATCAAAATTCATCGCAAATCCATGTTCTTTGCATCAGGATAATCTCTACTTAATCCCTAGACCTTGGGGTCGTAATCTAGGCATTTCATTTCCGTGGAAGGGGTTTCCCTTTCCGTATTCCCTTCAAAAACAAGAATTCGAGTAGGGGTTGATTTGGTCACTCGCAGATCGATTTGGTTCCATGTTATTTATGCAGATTTAATCAATGAAATTTAGGGATTAAACAGCATATGATTTCAATATAGTGCCAAAACGAAAGTTGAAGGTCTCGTCGATATATTTCCAATGGCTCTAGTCATGTTCAATTCCGATAAGTGGTTTAGgagaaatcatcaaaacaatgCTACTGTTCAGTTAAGTTTAACCTGCATAGTATTTTGTTTATCTGTTTTTGACCTAGTTGGAGAAGGATTTTGCCAAAATCCATAATAGCAAAGTTGTGGATGTATTTTTTTGCAGCAATCGGTTAAGCAAATTAAAAGATATTTGCAAAATAACAAGCAACGCAAAAAGGTTAGACggatttttcaaataaaatgggttttaggatttttttgagAGACTAGTTCGAGTATTTATTATACAGACTCAAGGTTATCTTGGAATAGTTCTAAGTGTAATTTTACTCCTTAGGTTTGGAGAGTTTTGGTGCCAACGGCATGATGCCAGGTTTCCATCAAAGTTAAGGCAAGTGCATGACGAACTTATGTGTGATGACATGGTTCGCTTGTTGATTGTTTTCTCGACTTGTTCAATTATGTTATTTCAATATTCATATTTTCATGTATTGGTTTGATTCAAGATTCATGATTATGTTTCTTTCAAAAATGATTTAAGATTCAGGTTGTTCCTTTCATAGCATTCATGTTCCATGCGTTATTCCAATTCATGGATATGCAGTTTAGATCTTATATTCATATTCCTGTGAGTAAATATTGATCCCACTTGCTCGGTTTTACCGGTAAATACTAAGAATATATTCAGGTTTGTCCATTTCAGACGGAAACTACTATCTAATTGAAAAATGGAAACTTTGTTATTTCTCGTTCTTCATTGACTTCCATGATGTGCTATTCTTTCAGATTTTATATTATACTTGCTGAATGTTTTTACTCACTCTCGTGTTTCATTTGATTCTTAGTGCCTAGCGATCGCGACACGTCTCACCCCACCTTTACCATCACCTAGTCTTTACAATTATGCATCAGAACTGTAAATGCTAGTTTGGCTAGTTTAACCTCTTGGGTTTGAGTTGGTCAATGCAAGCAGAGCCTGCACAAATTAGGGATACTTTACAAGCAAATACACAGGTGACAAGCTCGATGAAAGGTCCATTCAAGTGATTTTGCAGACctgaccagcaagggctggaGCATCATTGAGGAGAGAAATTGTCAACCACACTTGCAGGCATATCTGATAGCCAGCCATTGGAACAGGTCCTTCCCTTGCAGCCAGGGATGTAGCTAGTGTCAGTGTCAGGAGTATTGCAATTGTTCTGCCAATTAGCAGTCCACCTGAAAATCATTCAAGTGGTTGTCATAAAGGTCTATTACACTACGATGTAACTCAGGTGTGCTTAATAAGATGACTATTAAATGGAGTTGAATTAATGGATAGTTATCTGTCTGTTTAAAATCAATACTTTCTTACAATAAAGCATGAGGGATATTGAGCATTGGGGGTATTagtttaaaaaaagaaacatgggGGATATTGACCAACCAGATTTCAGGTAGCGGATGATTCCATCACCAATGATATTCCATGAGAACAGTGCTACTTCGTCATTCAGCTTCCAAAGGAGTATAAACGCTGTCAAGTACCTAAATACAAAGTAATGCAAATAGTTTAGGGGCTTATAATTATAAGTATAGATGAGAATAAGAGGCAACAAAGATACTCCAAATAAGGAAAGCTAATTTGATTGCTAAAAATATCATGATGGCGTCAACATACTCAGAGGTCACCGTGGCCAGTGCAGCGCCACTTACTCCAAGACCAAGTGGAAAAATAAGTATAGCATCCAGTATTGCATTTAATAGGTTGCCAGCACCTGTATGTTAAATACAACATCTTAAATAAAAACCCCAAAATAGTAACaacaaaaatatgtatttaaataCCAAGGTCCAAGCAACTCCAAATGAACATAAAATTAGTGTTATGTGTTACATTATTTTGTCAAACTGAGCTGGCATACTCTTACCCACAGCAGACAACGGTGTATTTGTATCCAAAAATCCATGAAATGCACCCTGAgctgcaagtgtttgtggagTACCATATGCCCTTAAGGTAAGAAATTGCTCTGCCGGTGCCCTCATCGGTGAATCCTGTGTAAGCAGTAAGCAGACAAACTTATGTTCCGCAAGAGTGTTTTTAAAGAAAACCACAAGAGTATTGGGAATTAGTTACAGAGGCTACCATTAAGTATAATTTACAATAGTTCCAAAATTACAGAACCTTAAAGGCagaaattttaaataaatggACCACAGGAAAGCTGGTTTCATAGATTAAATTCAGGACCCCACCCACCACATATGAAAAAAAGGTAAATAGGCTAGCCATGCTATTTTGCTGTTGGATTTTTGCAGTGCCAAAAGTATGGCTGGTATGATAGGAAAATGCTTGTGCTCTATTTTCCCATTAGATTTATAATATAAGGTGATCAATCTTAGGATACAAGGTGCTCACACCTCAATGTTGAGGAGATATTGATATAACCAACATTTTGACCATGCCATATCACATGTCCAAGGCTCCAAGTGGTATAACTCTCATTGTAACCAGTTCCCTATTTTTTTCTAAGGGAAAATAGCCTGTTCCCTATTGCCAGATGATTAAAGGCTAATTAATTTATGAGTGCTCCCAATTATTGGTCAAGTACGTGGAAGAAAGGCCCAAAAGAACACTTTTGGAGATTCGGTTAAACAGCAGGAATAGTAACTCAAGACATAATGAAGCACCAAAAGTGGCACCTAAACAACCTAGGCACCAAAGCTACATAGACATCAGATGGTTCAGACCAACAGGCAACAAAACATACATGAAACACCCTAAAGAATACCCAGTGCTGGCATTGAGTTCCAGAGAAGAGACAGATCCTAGAAATCTGAGCATGGTAATAAATTAGTCTTACGTACGACGGGAATACCAATGATGTTCATTAGCGTCCCAGATCCAAAAATCAGTGCCACCATTTCCAACAATCCAATGCCAGCAGCTAGAGCCAAGGATGTTGACACGACCGGAAGAATCTTCTTTTGTTTACTTGCCTTCTCTTGAGGTGCCAAAAATTCATCTCCTAGGTGAGAACTAAACACTAATCAGTGCAATGCGAACAGCAGAGCTTCTtttcagaaaggaaaaaaactcTTAATTTGCTTACTTTCTCCTGTGCTATTACAATCAGCGTCCACTGCCTGCTGTTCAGCAACAAAGGATGTGATGACATTAAGCAGGGGCACGTTGAACAGTTTAGATACCAAATTGAAGACAGAAACGGACGCACCAACTGCCGCAAGTTCAGCGGAGCCTGAAGAAAGACTCAGCTCATCAAATGAATCAAAAAGCTGACCTCAGCCAAATTGTAAATTTGCTGAACTCTAAACTGCAACTTGTACAGCCAACAGCCTGTAAAGATTACTTTGTATGCCATTACTCTAGTAGTCTTATCACGCAATGCAGCGTTTTGGCACCAGAACATAGGACCTGAGCCACCTAGTTTGCGTATTTTCCATCTAGCAATGTTTTCAGTTTCTCTCTAGGGTAGGGGGTATCAGCAAGTCATATGGTATGTCCTCGCCATTTGGGGCACAATTTCATAGGGCAGTTGTCAGAAACAAGAAGACCCGACCACTCTACGCTCGGGATATCGCGATGAACATTTACCGATATGGCCTACGAAGGCGGTGTCGACGAGAGCCGTGATGAAGCGCGAGCACGGCGGGCGCGGCGATGCTCAGGATGTCTGCTGCAACCCCGTCAAGCCTGAACTATCCCGGGCCCCGTTGCCACGGACGCCTCGTCGTCATCCCCCCTGCTCTCGGGCTTTGGCTCCCGCGATGTCTCTTGCCCTCGACGACCGGCTTCCCACCACGACTGCATCGTGGGGACCGGCACCCAGGATTAGCACGGCGGCCAGGGAAGAAGGCCATGAAAAAGTGGTTGATGCCTGGagaaggggctgggataagcGCGGCGCCTGTAGGCCTCGTCGGCGGCGAGGTCGCCGCCATGCGCGCGCGATAGCGTATGGTTACAGTGGCGTGGGAGTGGAGAGGAGATTGAGCTAGCAATCGATGCGGGCCAGCCTTTGGGTGTGGactgggccgggccgggccgggcctaTGTAGATCGCAGACTACGAGGCCATTTGTGTTTGGGTTTGGGCTgggcccatctctctctctctcgctctcgccAGCGACCTGTATGTCTCCTACCTCGCCGCCTCACCGCCCTCGACCTCaaagccgccgccgcggcgctccGGTCGCCTCCGCCTTGGACGGTTCAGTGAGAGAGGTTATGAGGTTCGCGGGGTGGTACCTCAAGATCGCGGCAGTCGGAGCGACGATAGGCGCCGCCATGGAGCTGTTCATGATCCACACCGGCTTCTGTACGTcccttccctccctccctccctgctTATCATACATCCAACCCATACCCACCCGCCCCCTTGTAAATTCTTTTCTGCTTTCTAATAAACAGACTTAAATGGatcttcttttcttcccttCGCTGGTCGCGCGGTCCCTTTTCCCTATCAAAAATCCCCATTTTATCTATGGGTAGCTTTAGATGTCGCCCAGTCAGATTGTTAATTTTAATGCTGCATTGCTACTCGCCTAGGACCAATTGGCATTTGCAGTTTGCCCCCGTTCAATTCAGTATCTAGATCTAGTATTAACCAGTAAGCGGTTTACCATGAGACCAATACTGGGACTCGTATAAACCATTGGGAAATTTCATGATTTGTCAAGGTTCCCAAAGTTACCTCAAGTAACTGATAACCAGC from the Phragmites australis chromosome 19, lpPhrAust1.1, whole genome shotgun sequence genome contains:
- the LOC133900469 gene encoding uncharacterized protein LOC133900469, yielding MSPTSPPHRPRPQSRRRGAPVASALDGSVREVMRFAGWYLKIAAVGATIGAAMELFMIHTGFYEKVTVMESEKRAWESSPEAQATREALNPWHKHDEQQRK